One genomic region from Prunus persica cultivar Lovell chromosome G3, Prunus_persica_NCBIv2, whole genome shotgun sequence encodes:
- the LOC18783998 gene encoding uncharacterized protein LOC18783998 — translation MGCASSVYAVGGRKKLTVPEVVVLVPSTRIPAQSDLQRRLRGLIPIDLAHRLSSLRNQIVLVAEDTGGSAIPELRRALEEYLSVLIGLTKKEYGLEGSVEFKWKSLEDGKQEACVANSWFEVLSVVHLMAVLTLSEADILMIPHDHSGSGLRTVSSDCKRVAVDLLLKASGYLEFCVRDVLIRIPPEIKKKLPNNLHDGVLEAISFQSLGQGTEIQLGLAVDCQKATLSVKRRLACEQLTYFSQAYHCLSGCDINNGCGKKHMWFIKWKFLESKAAAYYYHGLILDKGNEPSCHVSAVCCFLAAEEILSESKKACLTFCLAAPVTRAPPLWGAMRHLHQKIPEVATRKSQMYGYLLEQEKALQTLPDLPEFQLSLRPDDYQLPEMDPAWDAEKWETEGQTLKEHLKDSEDETETE, via the exons atgggCTGCGCTTCTTCTGTTTATGCTGTTGGAGGGAGGAAGAAGTTGACTGTCCCCGAAGTCGTCGTCCTCGTCCCATCAACGCGAATTCCTGCACAATCTGATCTTCAAAGGCGGCTTAGAGGCCTAATCCCAATAGATCTTGCTCACAGATTGTCTTCCCTTCGCAATCAGATTGTCTTAGTGGCAGAGGACACTG GTGGATCTGCTATTCCTGAACTGAGGAGAGCACTGGAGGAGTACTTGTCTGTTTTAATTGGGCTCACTAAGAAAG AATATGGTCTAGAGGGATCGGTTGAATTCAAGTGGAAAAGCTTAGAGGATGGCAAGCAG GAAGCCTGTGTGGCAAACTCTTGGTTTGAAGTCCTGTCTGTTGTTCACCTCATGGCTGTGCTTACATTGTCGGAGGCTGACATATTGATGATCCCACACGACCATTCTGGTTCCGGTTTAAGGACTGTCTCTTCAG ATTGCAAAAGAGTTGCTGTCGACTTGCTGCTTAAGGCATCAGGCTACTTGGAATTCTGTGTCCGGGATGTACTGATTCGCATACCGCCTGAAATCAA GAAAAAGTTGCCAAACAATTTGCATGACGGTGTATTGGAGGCCATTTCCTTTCAATCTCTGGGCCAG GGAACAGAAATTCAGCTTGGTTTGGCTGTTGACTGTCAGAAGGCCACTTTATCAGTCAAAAGAAGATTGGCATGTGAGCAATTGACCTATTTTAGCCAG GCTTATCACTGCTTGTCAGGATGTGACATCAATAACGGGTGTGGGAAGAAGCATATGTGGTTCATCAAATGGAAATTTCTTGAGTCAAAG GCTGCAGCATACTACTACCATGGTCTGATCCTTGACAAGGGTAATGAGCCATCCTGCCACGTTAGCGCAGTATGTTGTTTTCTTGCCGCGGAAGAAATTCTATCAGAGAGCAAGAAAGCTTGCTTAACCTTTTGCCTTGCAGCTCCAGTTACCAG GGCTCCTCCACTCTGGGGAGCTATGAGGCATTTGCATCAGAAAATTCCTGAAGTTGCAACAAGGAAATCTCAGATGTATGGCTACCTCTTAGAGCAAGAGAA GGCTCTCCAAACATTGCCTGACCTGCCAGAATTTCAACTGTCATTAAGACCCGATGACTATCAGCTACCGGAAATGGACCCAGCTTGGGATGCCGAAAAGTGGGAAACAGAAGGCCAGACCCTGAAAGAGCATCTTAAAGACAGTGAAGATGAGACTGAAACTGAGTGA
- the LOC18782645 gene encoding long chain base biosynthesis protein 2a, translated as MIAIPYLTALTTYFSYGLLFVFGQVRDFFRKFIDWWSSSNLQGYAPICLGLEDFYIRRLYLRIQDCFNRPIASAPDAWFDVVERFSNDYNKTLKLTTKTSRCLNLGSYNYLGFAASDEYCTPRAIQTLKKYSPSTCSSRVDGGTTVLHNELEKCVASFVGKPAAIVFGMGYVTNSAILPVLMGKGRLIVSDSLNHNSIVNGARGSGASICVFQHNTPSHLEEVLREQIAEGQPRTRRPWKKIIVIVEGIYSMEGELCKLPEIIAICKKYKAYTYLDEAHSIGAVGKTGRGVCELLGVDTADVDIMMGTFTKSFGSSGGYIAGSEELIQYLKYTCPAHLYATSISPPAAEQIISAIKVILGEDGSNRGAQKLARIRENSNFFRSELQKMGFEVLGDNDSPVMPIMLYNPAKIPAFSRECLKQNVAVVTVAFPATPLLLARARICISASHTREDLLKALEVFGRVGDLVGIKYFPAEPKKLQEEERLLKLE; from the exons ATGATTGCGATCCCTTATTTAACCGCGTTAACTACGTACTTCAGCTATGGCTTGCTTTTCGTCTTCGGCCAAGTCAGAGATTTCTTCCGCAAATTCATCGACTGGTGGAGTTCTAGCAATTTGCAG GGTTATGCTCCAATCTGTTTAGGACTTGAAGATTTCTATATTCGCCGGCTGTATCTTCGTATTCAG GACTGTTTCAATAGACCTATAGCAAGTGCTCCTGATGCTTGGTTTGATGTGGTCGAGCGTTTCTCCAATGACTACAACAAGACACTCAA ACTAACCACAAAAACCAGTAGATGCCTTAACTTGGGATCTTACAATTACCTTGGCTTTGCTGCATCCGATGAATACTGCACGCCTCGTGCTATCCAGACATTGAAAAAATATTCTCCCAGTACCTGTAGTAGCCGTGTTGACGGCG GCACCACAGTTTTGCATAATGAACTGGAGAAGTGTGTGGCAAGTTTTGTTGGGAAACCTGCTGCTATAGTTTTTGGAATGGGCTATGTCACAAACTCTGCTATCCTTCCAGTCTTGATGGGGAAG GGACGCTTGATTGTTAGTGATTCCTTGAACCACAACTCCATTGTCAATGGTGCACGAGGATCTGGAGCTAGTATTTGCGTTTTCCAACACAATA CTCCTTCTCATTTGGAGGAAGTTTTGAGAGAACAAATCGCAGAGGGGCAACCCAGGACCCGCAGACCCTGGAAGAAGATAATTGTCATTGTGGAGGGAATATACAGCATGGAAGGGGAGCTTTGCAAACTTCCTGAGATTATAGCCATCTGCAAGAAATATAAG GCATATACATATTTGGATGAGGCCCACAGCATTGGAGCAGTAGGGAAAACCGGTAGAGGTGTTTGTGAGCTCTTGGGAGTAGATACAGCTGATGTAGATATCATGATGGGAACATTTACCAAATCATTTGGATCATCTGGGGGATATATAGCAGGATCCGAG GAGCTTATCCAATACTTGAAGTACACTTGCCCTGCTCATCTTTATGCAACTTCAATATCACCACCAGCTGCAGAACAAATAATATCTGCTATTAAGGTCATTCTTGGAGAGGATGGTTCCAATAGAG GTGCCCAAAAACTTGCACGAATACGTGAGAATAGCAACTTTTTCAGGTCAGAACTACAGAAAATGGGATTTGAGGTTTTGGGGGATAATGACTCTCCAGTAATGCCAATTATGCTTTACAACCCAGCCAAAATTCCTGCCTTCTCACGGGAGTGCCTCAAGCAGAAT GTAGCTGTTGTGACAGTAGCATTTCCAGCAACCCCACTGCTATTGGCGAGGGCACGTATATGCATATCTGCTTCTCATACAAGGGAAGACCTGCTCAAAGCGTTGGAG GTATTTGGCAGGGTTGGGGATCTGGTGGGTATAAAATACTTCCCGGCAGAACCAAAGAAGCTGCAGGAAGAAGAAAGGTTGCTCAAGTTGGAGTGA
- the LOC18782959 gene encoding translocon-associated protein subunit beta — MAKNPISSPVISAVVALLLFTSALASSDSPFIVSHKKASLNRLKSGAERVSVSIDIYNQGSSTAYDVSLSDESWPQDIFDVVSGNTSKSWERLDAGGIISHSFELEAKERGIFNGAPALITFRIPTKAALQESFSTPILPLDVLADRPPENKFDSVKRLLAKYGSLISVVSIVVLFVYLVASPSKSGAAKGGKKKR; from the exons ATGGCGAAGAATCCAATCAGCAGCCCCGTCATCTCGGCGGTGGTAGCTCTGTTGCTGTTCACATCGGCGCTCGCGAGCTCTGACTCGCCCTTCATCGTCTCCCACAAGAAGGCCTCCCTCAACAGGCTCAAGTCCGGCGCTGAGCGCGTCTCTGTTTCCATCGATATCTACAACCAAGGATCTTC AACTGCTTATGATGTAAGCTTGAGTGATGAGAGCTGGCCTCAAGATATCTTCGATGTTGTCAGTGGCAACACTTCCAAGTCATGGGAAAGGCTGGATGC AGGTGGCATTATATCCCACTCTTTTGAATTGGAGGCCAAAGAAAGAGGAATATTTAATGGTGCACCGGCTCTTATTACATTCCGCATTCCCACAAAGGCTGCTCTACAG GAGTCTTTTTCAACTCCAATTCTGCCTCTAGATGTTCTTGCAGACAGGCCTCCTGAGAACAAGTTTGACTCG GTTAAG AGGCTGCTGGCAAAGTATGGGTCTCTGATCTCTGTGGTCTCCATTGTGGTTCTATTTGTGTACTTGGTTGCTAGTCCATCCAAATCCGGTGCTGCAAAAGGAGGCAAGAAGAAGCGCTAA
- the LOC18782541 gene encoding GEM-like protein 5 isoform X1, which yields MNNKTNQGSQPLYPSVSPPTAENDTNPFLQTPPPSYSSLKTQPPQYPSIANPTAQEINPFYQTPELSSSLQGTQKPSDFTPSTPNPSDHPAPSPSPSPSSPQKTQDLKQAHHHEEDIPSSSSSSSIPAPAPANEEEKAEQWGTHVMGHPAVPTCHPDNKKAALWGAAGTEQAQSFHHPYLQYKPIEKSNNGPMESMLHVFNSWSNRAESMANNIWHNLKTGTSVSGAAWGKMNVTAKAITGGGFEALYKQSFATYPNEKLNKSFACYLSTSTGPVAGTLYLSNLHTAFCSDRPLSFTAPSGQVTWSYYKIMVPLGNIATINPVVMRENSTEKYIQIVTIDGHDFWFMGFVNYEKASRHLTQSISTFVASGIAVNPGVAVADEKPDKADY from the exons ATGAACAACAAGACCAACCAAGGATCCCAACCTCTGTACCCCTCCGTTTCTCCTCCCACCGCAGAAAATGACACAAACCCTTTTCTTCAAACACCTCCGCCATCATATTCATCGTTGAAAACCCAACCACCCCAATACCCCTCCATTGCAAATCCTACAGCTCAAGAAATCAATCCTTTTTATCAAACACCTGAGCTATCGTCCTCATTGCAGGGAACCCAAAAGCCCTCCGATTTCACTCCTTCCACGCCAAACCCTTCTGATCACCCAGCACCATCCCCATCTCCATCCCCATCCTCACCGCAGAAAACCCAAGATCTCAAACAAGCTCATCATCATGAAGAAGATATTCCATCATCAAGTTCGTCTTCATCAATACCAGCACCAGCACCAGcaaatgaagaagagaaagcagaGCAATGGGGGACTCACGTGATGGGGCACCCTGCTGTCCCAACATGCCATCCAGACAACAAAAAGGCAGCTCTGTGGGGTGCTGCTGGCACTGAACAAGCCCAAAGCTTCCACCATCCCTACCTCCAATACAAACCCATTGAAAAGTCCAACAACGGCCCCATGGAATCCATGCTCCATGTCTTCAACTCCTGGAGCAACAGGGCCGAGTCCATGGCCAACAACATCTGGCACAACC TGAAAACTGGGACATCGGTGTCTGGAGCTGCGTGGGGGAAGATGAATGTGACAGCCAAAGCAATTACAGGGGGTGGATTTGAGGCTCTGTACAAGCAGTCATTTGCCACTTATCCCAACGAGAAGCTGAACAAGTCGTTTGCCTGTTATCTCTCAACATCCACTGGACCAGTTGCTGGAACTCTCTATCTCTCTAATCTTCATACAGCTTTTTGCAGCGACCGCCCCTTGTCCTTCACTGCCCCCTCTGGTCAGGTCACCTGGAGCTATTACAAG ATTATGGTGCCTTTGGGAAATATTGCAACAATCAATCCGGTGGTGATGAGGGAAAATTCAACCGAAAAGTACATCCAGATTGTGACAATAGACGGCCATGATTTCTGGTTCATGGGTtttgttaattatgaaaagGCGTCCAGGCATCTGACCCAGAGTATCTCAACTTTCGTAGCATCTGGAATTGCCGTCAACCCAGGCGTTGCTGTAGCAGACGAAAAGCCTGACAAGGCTGACTACTAG
- the LOC18781988 gene encoding B3 domain-containing transcription factor FUS3 produces MMMDQAAAGLIHHEKTEACGLRAGVEADLGLVTAKGDKTSFHGSDRSCSIHDHDDLVHAVTSFGVHRKKRMTRQRRSSIINLHHLTFASSTTTSHVLPSLQPPSSLPPARVIDPTRLRFLFQKELKNSDVSSLRRMILPKKAAEAHLPALESKEGIPISMDDIDGLHVWSFKYRFWPNNNSRMYVLENTGEFVNAHGLQLGDFIMVYQDNQNQNYVIQAKKASDQDHVYGDISTMNNGVNDLFLDESEANKSSSFYMPTMAMDEDTTAGMSFVYDTTTFSNDSLLDFFGGSMTNYSRNGPLHESFGSVENLSLDDYY; encoded by the exons ATGATGATGGACCAAGCAGCAGCTGGCCTAATTCATCATGAGAAAACCGAGGCCTGTGGGTTGAGGGCAGGTGTTGAGGCTGATCTCGGCCTTGTCACTGCCAAGGGGGACAAGACTTCCTTTCACGGGTCGGATCGGAGCTGCTCCATCCATGACCATGACGACCTTGTCCATGCTGTGACTAGTTTTGGTGTCCAcaggaagaaaagaatgaCCAGACAGAGGCGATCATCCATCATCAACCTTCATCATCTCACTTTTGcttcctccaccaccacctcgcACGTGCTGCCCTCCCTCCAACCCCCCTCCTCTCTCCCGCCTGCACGT GTTATTGATCCAACAAGGTTGAGATTTCTTTTCCAAAAGGAGCTTAAGAATAGTGATGTGAGCTCTCTCAGAAGAATGATACTCCCCAAG AAAGCAGCTGAGGCTCATCTCCCTGCCCTCGAATCAAAGGAAGGAATTCCAATCAGCATGGATGACATAGATGGTCTTCATGTTTGGAGCTTCAAGTACAG GTTTTGGCCTAATAACAACAGCAGAATGTATGTACTTGAAAATACTG GGGAATTTGTTAACGCACATGGCTTACAGCTTGGAGATTTTATCATGGTTTACCAAGATAATCAAAACCAGAATTAC GTCATTCAGGCTAAGAAGGCTTCTGACCAAGATCATGTGTATGGTGACATAAGCACTATGAACAACGGCGTGAACGATCTCTTCCTTGACGAATCTGAGGCGAACAAGTCGAGTTCGTTTTACATGCCCACAATGGCAATGGATGAAGATACAACTGCAGGCATGTCATTTGTTTATGACACCACCACCTTCTCAAATGActctctgcttgatttttttgggggATCGATGACCAACTATTCCAGAAATGGGCCTCTGCATGAAAGTTTTGGTTCTGTTGAAAACTTGTCCCTTGATGACTACTATTAA
- the LOC18783859 gene encoding histone H2A.Z-specific chaperone CHZ1, with product MAETNNLGEPTFPVKRKPDLSCEDQADYPKKTHKLEVSDISSSLAEGKTQDPENFDQNSSVAEEINDKFEANADPEDEEDFVEDDDEDEDGEKSNGKAEVDRKGKGIMRDDKGKGKLIEEDDDDSDDDSSDGGSEFEDGDSDLSDDPLAEVDLHNILPSRTRRRQVQPGVYMANDIGNDEEDDSDDSDTLS from the coding sequence ATGGCCGAAACTAATAACCTAGGCGAACCCACATTTCCCGTGAAGCGTAAACCCGATCTCAGCTGCGAGGACCAGGCCGACTACCCTAAGAAAACCCATAAGCTTGAAGTTTCTGATATTAGTTCGTCGCTTGCTGAAGGAAAAACTCAAGACCCAGAAAATTTCGACCAGAATTCCTCGGTGGCCGAAGAGATAAACGATAAATTTGAAGCCAATGCAGACCCTGAAGACGAAGAAGATTTCGTAGAAGACGACGACGAAGATGAAGACGGTGAAAAGTCTAATGGGAAGGCTGAGGTGGATCGCAAGGGAAAGGGGATTATGAGAGATGACAAGGGCAAAGGGAAACTGATAGAAGAAGATGACGATGACAGTGACGACGATTCAAGCGATGGTGGTAGCGAATTCGAAGATGGCGATAGTGATTTATCGGATGATCCTCTTGCGGAGGTCGATTTGCATAACATTCTTCCTTCGAGGACTCGGAGACGGCAGGTTCAGCCTGGGGTTTACATGGCTAATGATATTGGAAACGACGAAGAAGATGATAGTGATGACAGCGATACTCTGAGTTGA
- the LOC18782541 gene encoding GEM-like protein 5 isoform X2, with product MNNKTNQGSQPLYPSVSPPTAENDTNPFLQTPPPSYSSLKTQPPQYPSIANPTAQEINPFYQTPELSSSLQGTQKPSDFTPSTPNPSDHPAPSPSPSPSSPQKTQDLKQAHHHEEDIPSSSSSSSIPAPAPANEEEKAEQWGTHVMGHPAVPTCHPDNKKAALWGAAGTEQAQSFHHPYLQYKPIEKSNNGPMESMLHVFNSWSNRAESMANNIWHNLKTGTSVSGAAWGKMNVTAKAITGGGFEALYKQSFATYPNEKLNKSFACYLSTSTGPVAGTLYLSNLHTAFCSDRPLSFTAPSGQVTWSYYKVHTNHYILISILYLSG from the exons ATGAACAACAAGACCAACCAAGGATCCCAACCTCTGTACCCCTCCGTTTCTCCTCCCACCGCAGAAAATGACACAAACCCTTTTCTTCAAACACCTCCGCCATCATATTCATCGTTGAAAACCCAACCACCCCAATACCCCTCCATTGCAAATCCTACAGCTCAAGAAATCAATCCTTTTTATCAAACACCTGAGCTATCGTCCTCATTGCAGGGAACCCAAAAGCCCTCCGATTTCACTCCTTCCACGCCAAACCCTTCTGATCACCCAGCACCATCCCCATCTCCATCCCCATCCTCACCGCAGAAAACCCAAGATCTCAAACAAGCTCATCATCATGAAGAAGATATTCCATCATCAAGTTCGTCTTCATCAATACCAGCACCAGCACCAGcaaatgaagaagagaaagcagaGCAATGGGGGACTCACGTGATGGGGCACCCTGCTGTCCCAACATGCCATCCAGACAACAAAAAGGCAGCTCTGTGGGGTGCTGCTGGCACTGAACAAGCCCAAAGCTTCCACCATCCCTACCTCCAATACAAACCCATTGAAAAGTCCAACAACGGCCCCATGGAATCCATGCTCCATGTCTTCAACTCCTGGAGCAACAGGGCCGAGTCCATGGCCAACAACATCTGGCACAACC TGAAAACTGGGACATCGGTGTCTGGAGCTGCGTGGGGGAAGATGAATGTGACAGCCAAAGCAATTACAGGGGGTGGATTTGAGGCTCTGTACAAGCAGTCATTTGCCACTTATCCCAACGAGAAGCTGAACAAGTCGTTTGCCTGTTATCTCTCAACATCCACTGGACCAGTTGCTGGAACTCTCTATCTCTCTAATCTTCATACAGCTTTTTGCAGCGACCGCCCCTTGTCCTTCACTGCCCCCTCTGGTCAGGTCACCTGGAGCTATTACAAGgtacacaccaaccactacatactcatttcaattt tatatttatctGGTTAA
- the LOC18781866 gene encoding protein AUXIN SIGNALING F-BOX 2, with the protein MNYFPDEVIEHIFDSVTSHKDRNAVSLVCKSWYRIERFSRERVFIGNCYAISPERVIERFPGLKSLTLKGKPHFADFNLVPHDWGGFLQPWVEALVDSRVGLEELRLKRMVVSDESLELLSRSFLNFKSLVLVSCEGFTTDGLAAIAANCRFLKELDLQENDIDDHRGQWLSCFPENCTSLVSLNFACLKGEINLAALERLVARSPDLKVLRLNRAVPPDTLQKVLMRAPQLVDLGTGSYVLDPDSETYNKLKATILKCKSIKSLSGFLEVAPRCLPAFYPICSNLTSLNLSYAPGVHGSELIKIIRHCGKLQRLWILDCIGDKGLGVIASTCKELQELRVFPSDPFGVGHAAVTEEGLVAISAGCPKLHSLLYFCQQMTNAALITVAKNCPNFIRFRLCILDPTRPDAVTMQPLDEGFGAIVQACKNIRRLSLSGLLTDKVFLYIGMYAEQLEMLSIAFAGDSDKGMLYVLNGCKKLRKLEIRDCPFGNMALLKDVGKYETMRSLWMSSCEVTLGGCKALAEKMPRLNVEIINENDQMELGLDDEQQVEKMYLYRTLVGPRNDTPEFVWTL; encoded by the exons ATGAATTACTTTCCAGACGAGGTGATAGAGCACATATTCGACTCGGTGACGTCGCACAAGGACCGAAACGCAGTGTCGTTGGTGTGCAAATCGTGGTACAGAATAGAGAGGTTTAGTAGGGAGAGAGTGTTCATAGGGAATTGCTATGCGATCAGCCCAGAGAGAGTGATCGAGAGGTTTCCAGGGCTCAAGTCCCTAACTTTGAAGGGAAAGCCTCACTTCGCCGACTTCAATTTGGTCCCTCATGACTGGGGTGGCTTTCTGCAGCCTTGGGTTGAAGCTCTCGTTGACAGCCGGGTCGGCTTGGAGGAGCTCAGACTCAAGAGGATGGTGGTCTCTGATGAAAGCCTTGAGCTTCTTTCCAGGTCCTTCCTCAATTTCAAGTCTTTGGTTCTTGTTAGCTGCGAAGGCTTTACCACCGATGGCCTTGCTGCTATAGCTGCCAATTGCAG GTTTCTCAAGGAGCTGGATCTACAGGAAAATGATATTGATGATCATAGAGGCCAGTGGCTTAGCTGCTTTCCTGAAAACTGTACCTCACTAGTGTCCCTGAATTTTGCATGCCTCAAAGGAGAAATTAATTTAGCAGCTCTGGAGAGACTAGTGGCTAGATCTCCTGACCTCAAAGTCCTGAGGTTAAACCGTGCAGTACCTCCTGACACTCTTCAAAAAGTACTCATGCGAGCACCTCAACTAGTGGATTTGGGAACTGGGTCTTATGTCCTAGATCCTGATTCTGAGACCTACAACAAACTGAAGGCCACTATTCTAAAATGTAAATCAATTAAGAGCTTGTCAGGGTTTTTGGAGGTTGCTCCCCGTTGTCTTCCCGCTTTTTACCCAATATGCTCGAACTTGACATCCTTGAACCTCAGCTATGCTCCAGGGGTTCATGGCAGCGAGCTGATAAAGATAATTCGCCACTGTGGGAAGCTTCAGCGCTTATGG ATACTAGATTGTATTGGAGACAAAGGACTAGGAGTTATCGCCTCAACTTGTAAAGAATTGCAGGAATTGAGAGTTTTTCCTTCTGATCCATTTGGAGTTGGACATGCTGCTGTAACAGAAGAAGGCCTTGTTGCCATATCCGCTGGTTGCCCCAAGCTTCACTCTTTGCTTTACTTTTGCCAGCAGATGACTAATGCTGCCCTCATCACTGTGGCCAAGAACTGCCCAAATTTTATACGTTTCAGGTTGTGCATCCTTGACCCCACTAGACCTGACGCTGTCACCATGCAGCCACTGGATGAAGGTTTTGGGGCAATTGTTCAGGCATGCAAAAATATTAGGCGGCTGTCACTCTCCGGCCTTTTGACCGACAAGGTTTTCCTTTACATTGGAATGTATGCTGAGCAGCTTGAAATGCTTTCTATTGCATTTGCTGGGGACAGCGATAAAGGTATGCTTTATGTGTTGAATGGGTGCAAGAAGCTTCGGAAGCTTGAGATCAGGGACTGCCCCTTCGGAAACATGGCACTTCTAAAGGACGTGGGAAAGTATGAAACAATGCGATCCCTTTGGATGTCGTCCTGCGAAGTTACTCTTGGAGGCTGCAAGGCACTCGCAGAGAAGATGCCAAGGCTTAATGTGGAGATCATAAATGAAAACGATCAGATGGAGCTTGGCCTTGATGATGAGCAACAAGTAGAGAAGATGTACCTCTATCGCACACTAGTAGGTCCAAGAAACGATACACCGGAGTTTGTGTGGACTCTCTAG
- the LOC18782440 gene encoding CASP-like protein 1F2, protein MASEACKEKTSSALPKMTSSSGLPMSSPRQQRMSLLVAQATLRISAIVFTLIAISVIVTNTQSVIVFGFKFEAHYTYSTAFKFLVGANAVVCAFSALSLIFLSLFVSRSVPQQQQQQQQQLKNYFFLLLHDVVMMVLIISGCAAATAIGYVGRYGEKKMTWQPTCGYVSKYCNRMSISLAFSYLAFFAYLLLTFTSALTLVSRPTTQ, encoded by the exons atggcGTCAGAGGCGTGTAAAGAGAAAACTTCCTCTGCGCTCCCCAAAATGACATCTTCTTCAGGCCTTCCGATGTCAAGTCCACGGCAGCAGAGGATGAGTTTGTTGGTGGCTCAAGCCACTCTAAGAATCTCAGCCATCGTCTTCACATTAATCGCAATCTCTGTTATCGTCACCAACACCCAATCTGTCATCGTTTTTGGGTTCAAGTTCGAAGCACATTATACCTACTCAACTGCCTTCAA GTTCTTGGTTGGTGCTAATGCTGTGGTGTGTGCCTTCTCTGCACTGTCATTGATCTTCTTATCCTTGTTCGTAAGCCGTTCAGTGccacaacagcagcagcagcagcagcagcagctcaAAAactatttctttctcttgttgCATGATGTG GTGATGATGGTGTTGATAATATCTGGATGTGCAGCTGCAACTGCAATCGGTTACGTGGGGCGCtatggagagaaaaaaatgacTTGGCAGCCTACATGCGGCTATGTCTCCAAGTACTGCAACAGAATGTCCATCTCTCTTGCCTTCTCCTATTTGGCCTTCTTTGCCTACTTGCTTCTCACTTTCACATCTGCCCTCACTCTCGTGTCTCGCCCTACTACTCAATGA
- the LOC18782545 gene encoding cysteine-rich and transmembrane domain-containing protein A — translation MSYQKAPQEPYPPPGYPYPYPPPGYPSGPPPPPPPYEGYPPPPPGYPHGYGPPPPPPPHGPPPPYEGYQGYFNEGYPPPPPPQQQYQQHYHYEHQNYQEQDGCMSFLRGCLAALCCCCLLEECCFFF, via the exons ATGAGTTACCAGAAAGCTCCTCAAGAACCCTACCCTCCACCAG GATACCCGTATCCGTATCCGCCGCCGGGATACCCATCAGGTCCGCCACCACCGCCGCCGCCGTACGAAGGgtacccaccaccaccacccggGTATCCTCACGGATACGGTCCGCCTCCGCCACCACCCCCACATGGTCCGCCTCCGCCTTACGAGGGGTACCAAGGGTATTTCAATGAGGGGTACCCTCCGCCTCCGCCTCCACAGCAGCAATACCAGCAGCACTATCACTACGAGCATCAGAATTACCAAGAACAAGATGGTTGTATGTCTTTCTTACGAGGCTG TTTGGCTGCGCTATGCTGCTGTTGTTTGTTGGAGGAgtgctgcttcttcttttga